The nucleotide window CATCATGTTATCCAGCCAGCCCGGAGTAACCAGCGTATCGTTGTTCAGTACGATAATATGTCGTCCTCTCGCCATCATCAGCCCGTGATTGACACCTCCGGCAAACCCCCGATTCTGATCCAGGGCAGCCACCCTCACCATGCCGCCTTTGCGAAGCATCGCCTCAGCAGTTCCATCCTTGGAGGCATTATCCACGACTATGATTTCGAAGGGGGCCGGGGTATGCTTTTCGATACTGGACACACATTGCAGCACATACTCCCGCTGATTGTACGTGGGAATAATGATGCTAACTCCTTCAAAAACAAGACCAAACGAGCTCTGTCCTTGGCGGACACCTTCGTCGTAGCCTCTGTGATAACCCTGTTTGTAGAGTTTGGCGCCTTTGGCTGTGCGGTTGCTTCTACCTTTGCGTCTGGATTTCCGCGTTGAACGACTACCTGCTGCATGCAGAACTGCCATGGCAGGTCGCGAGACATCTTGCTGTGTGGCACGGCGGCTCGCTTTTTTGTCGCTGCGAGTGTTAATATCTGGCGTGATGTTATTATGGCTGTTACCATTTCGACGGGTGACGTTTTGCGCATCAGCCTTGTTGTTACGACCATGACGTCTTTCCCCACGTTGTTGATCGGGTGTACTCATGTTGCTCCCTCCATTTCCACTCGTCCGTGAGGCCAACGCGCACATGACCAGCCCCCGGACGGTCCACCTAGAGTTGAAGCTCTCCTGTTACCAGTTTGTCAGCCAAATGTCCAAAATCCAGAGAGACCTTGCCCAGTTCACCTGCAATTCGCCGACATAGGATGACCGCCGGAATGCCCGCCGCCACCAAAGCGATATCGAAAGCATGTTCTGCGGTTTGCTGCATCACCCTCGGAACATCCATAACTCCCGCCACAGAACCAATGATACCTGTGACATGAATACCCCGGCTATGCAGCAGTGCCGCAAGCTCTGCAGCCTGGCTGCCTATGAGCAGAACTCGCCGCCCTTGAAGAATGGGCAGTACCAAGCCGGACTGATGCAAACTGTAATTGATCGTGGAGCTGGTCAACCTCAGCCGGGACCAGTCGATCCCGAAGTGGCGCAATACCGGGAATAGCAGACCCTGGAACGTAGGCGCCCGCGAGATCGGGACGCCAACCCAGTCGGCGGCCTGAATGGCTTCCGCGAGCATCGCGCGGATGTCTGGGGTTGAGCATGGCACCCCTGCATAGGGCAGAAACGGTGCCAGCTCCTGCACTTCTTGGCCTGGTAGCACCGTATCGGCTGCCAAGGTGAGCAGTTCGCCATCTCCGAGGCGAACGACAGACAAGGGGCGCTGCGCATCCAGCGCCGCCATGATGTGTCCAGCCATCTCATGCGGGCTGGACAGCCGGGCCAGGCTGGGCGCATATTGGCGGAAGCCCGCCGCGATCAGATCTGCCGCCGCCACGGCAGGCAGAATGTGATCCGGCGGGATGTGCTGCGCCACCAGCGCCTCCCCGCCGGCGAATACGCCGTCGCGGTAGCCCTCGGCGTAGCCGCCGGGCACGGCCTGCGCCTGCGCTGCCTGCTCCGCAGGCGCAGCAGGCAAGCCCTTCGCGCTGCCCGCATGCGCGGTGGCAGCGCCTTCCCGCCCCGCGTGGGCGACACCCTTCGGGCGTGTCGCCTGGCGTGGGGCGGGGCCAGCACCGCTGGCAGGCATCGCCTGTGGCGTGCTGGCTTGCGGTGCTGGCATGGGCGCACGGCGCATCGCCGTGCGCTGCTTGGCGCGGGCAGTGGCACGCCGGCCCCGCGCTGGCGCAGACCTGCGCCCAGCAGTGGCCTGGCGCAGGCCGGCTTTGCCTTTGCCGGAACGGCTGGCTCTGCCCGCATTGCTCCCGCTCGCCGGACCAGCTTTGCCTGCTCTGCCCACAACACCGCCCGTGCCCGCTTTGCCCGCACCGACCTTACGCGCTGCGCCTGCAGATGTACCCGCTTTGGTCTGGGTACTCCGTTTCCCAGACTTCATACCTCTGACTCCAGCGGGCCCTGTACCCGGCCCTGCCGGAGTACCACTGCCCATGAATACTGCCGGGTGCGTGCCCCGGGGTTTACCTGACACTGAGGCCCCAGCGGACCCGGTACGTGTCGCAACTCTCACGCCATTCCCTCCTTTGGCATGCACGAGGATTGTCGCTGCGCAAAGCGCCGGAGCATCCTTCCAGCTCCGGCGCAGGGTGTTCTGCTCCCATGGGGCACCGCACAGCGGCAGCATCAGGCGCATATATTTTAGGGCAATTGTCCTTTCATGCGGACAGCTGCTTCTTGGAGCGAATCAAATGTACCTGCATCACTCCAGTATTTCTGCAAAATATCATATTCCAGTCCACCAGCAGACGCGTAGTGATTATTTACATCCGTGATTTCAAGCTCTCCACGCGCAGACGGCGCGATGTTTTGAATCAGGTTAAATACATGATCGTCATACATGTATATGCCCGTTACACAATAAGAGGTCTTCGGCTGGCTTGGCTTCTCCTCAATGTACGAGATTCGCTCTGGATGCGTTGGATCAAAGACCGGCACCCCATAACGTCGAGCATCATCCACCTCTTTGAGCAGAACTCGCGCTGTACCAGCAGGTTGCTGCATGTAGCGGTCCACATAAGGCTTCAAATCGTCGCTGAAGAGATTATCCCCCAGAAGCACAACGAATTTTTCGCCAGGAAGGATAAAGGTAGTCGCCAGATCCAATGCTTCCGCAATCCCGCCTGCCTTTTCCTGAATGCGGTACGTCAGCTTGACCCCATGATCTGCTCCGCCACCAAGATACTCTGTATATAACCCGGCGGAATGTTTGTTAATGACAATCAATAGTTCATCAATGCCTGCCTGGCGGAGCCTGTCGATGCCATACATAATCATCGGATGTTTACCGACTGGAAGCAGATGTTTGTTAATGAGCCGGGTCAGAGGATACAGTCTAGTTCCT belongs to Paenibacillus sp. FSL H8-0079 and includes:
- a CDS encoding GT-D fold domain-containing glycosyltransferase, whose translation is MRLMLPLCGAPWEQNTLRRSWKDAPALCAATILVHAKGGNGVRVATRTGSAGASVSGKPRGTHPAVFMGSGTPAGPGTGPAGVRGMKSGKRSTQTKAGTSAGAARKVGAGKAGTGGVVGRAGKAGPASGSNAGRASRSGKGKAGLRQATAGRRSAPARGRRATARAKQRTAMRRAPMPAPQASTPQAMPASGAGPAPRQATRPKGVAHAGREGAATAHAGSAKGLPAAPAEQAAQAQAVPGGYAEGYRDGVFAGGEALVAQHIPPDHILPAVAAADLIAAGFRQYAPSLARLSSPHEMAGHIMAALDAQRPLSVVRLGDGELLTLAADTVLPGQEVQELAPFLPYAGVPCSTPDIRAMLAEAIQAADWVGVPISRAPTFQGLLFPVLRHFGIDWSRLRLTSSTINYSLHQSGLVLPILQGRRVLLIGSQAAELAALLHSRGIHVTGIIGSVAGVMDVPRVMQQTAEHAFDIALVAAGIPAVILCRRIAGELGKVSLDFGHLADKLVTGELQL
- a CDS encoding sugar phosphate nucleotidyltransferase yields the protein MKGVILAGGTGTRLYPLTRLINKHLLPVGKHPMIMYGIDRLRQAGIDELLIVINKHSAGLYTEYLGGGADHGVKLTYRIQEKAGGIAEALDLATTFILPGEKFVVLLGDNLFSDDLKPYVDRYMQQPAGTARVLLKEVDDARRYGVPVFDPTHPERISYIEEKPSQPKTSYCVTGIYMYDDHVFNLIQNIAPSARGELEITDVNNHYASAGGLEYDILQKYWSDAGTFDSLQEAAVRMKGQLP